The Listeria monocytogenes genome window below encodes:
- the rpoE gene encoding DNA-directed RNA polymerase subunit delta: protein MDLKNLTQEERSELSLIDVAHFILEQRKETILFPELVKEIQAFLGLKDAEIRERLVQFYTDMNIDGNFISLGNNTWGLRAWYPMDAIDEEVQTQTTPKKKRKSDDDDDEDEEILDDDVDYDDEEIVEELGEEEISLADVLLDEEEDDDDHLPDGIEGDLATVEDDYTDGDYTEDPEDK from the coding sequence TTGGATTTAAAGAACTTAACGCAAGAAGAACGTAGTGAACTATCTTTAATTGATGTTGCACATTTTATTTTGGAACAGCGGAAAGAAACCATTCTTTTCCCTGAATTAGTGAAAGAGATTCAAGCGTTCCTAGGTTTGAAAGATGCAGAAATAAGGGAGCGTCTTGTTCAATTTTATACAGATATGAATATTGATGGAAACTTTATTTCACTAGGAAACAACACGTGGGGACTTCGCGCATGGTATCCAATGGATGCAATTGATGAAGAAGTTCAAACGCAAACAACACCGAAGAAAAAACGTAAATCAGACGATGATGACGATGAAGATGAAGAAATCTTGGATGATGACGTGGACTACGATGATGAAGAAATTGTAGAAGAACTTGGTGAAGAAGAAATCTCTCTTGCGGACGTTTTACTTGATGAAGAGGAAGATGACGATGATCATTTACCAGACGGAATCGAAGGCGACTTAGCAACAGTAGAAGATGATTATACGGATGGGGATTATACAGAAGAC
- the argS gene encoding arginine--tRNA ligase, producing MNVMQENQIKLIAHIKQAVVQAVGLEEAEVPEILLEVPKDKKHGDYSTNIAMQLARVAKKAPRQIAESIVPELKKDNKLIKEVEIAGPGFINFYLDNAYLTDLVPVILTEDKQYGESDFGKGEKFQIEFVSANPTGDLHLGHARGAAIGDSLANIMKMAGFDVSREYYINDAGNQINNLVLSAEARYFEALGLDSEFPEDGYRGADIISLGKDLAAKYGDKYVHTSEEERRSVFRVDALAFETGKLRADLEEFRVSFDEWFSETSLYEENKVLPALERLRENGYIYEQDGATWLRTTDFEDDKDRVLIKSDGSYTYFLPDIAYHLNKLERGFDVLIDIWGADHHGYIPRMRAAIEALGYSPNQLEVEIIQLVHLFEDGVQVKMSKRTGKSVTMRDLIEEVGLDATRYFFAMRSSDTHMNFDMSLAKSTSNDNPVYYVQYAHARISSILRSGKEQGLEVTKDADMRLLQTEAEYDLLKVLGEFADVVAEAATKRAPHRIVRYLNDLASAFHRFYNSNKVLDMDNLEVTKARLALIKTAQITLRNGLTLLGVSAPEKM from the coding sequence ATGAATGTCATGCAAGAGAACCAAATTAAACTAATTGCACATATCAAACAAGCAGTTGTTCAAGCGGTTGGTTTAGAAGAAGCAGAAGTACCAGAAATTTTACTCGAAGTACCAAAAGATAAAAAGCATGGAGATTATTCGACTAATATAGCGATGCAACTTGCTAGAGTAGCTAAGAAAGCCCCTCGCCAAATTGCCGAAAGTATTGTACCAGAACTAAAAAAAGACAACAAATTAATTAAAGAAGTAGAAATTGCTGGACCAGGTTTTATTAACTTTTATTTAGATAATGCTTATTTAACCGATTTAGTTCCTGTGATTTTAACGGAAGATAAACAATATGGAGAGTCTGATTTTGGTAAAGGAGAAAAATTTCAAATTGAATTTGTTTCCGCGAATCCAACTGGTGACTTGCATTTAGGTCATGCTCGTGGCGCTGCAATTGGTGATTCACTTGCAAATATTATGAAAATGGCTGGATTTGATGTTTCGAGAGAATATTACATTAATGATGCGGGAAATCAAATTAATAATTTAGTTCTTTCTGCGGAAGCTCGTTATTTTGAAGCGCTAGGTTTAGATTCAGAGTTCCCAGAGGATGGTTACCGTGGTGCAGATATTATTTCGCTTGGGAAAGATTTAGCTGCTAAGTATGGCGACAAATATGTACACACAAGCGAAGAAGAGCGCCGTTCCGTTTTTCGGGTGGATGCATTAGCGTTTGAAACAGGAAAATTACGTGCAGATCTAGAAGAATTCCGCGTCTCCTTTGATGAATGGTTCTCAGAAACTTCATTATACGAAGAAAATAAAGTATTACCAGCGTTAGAACGGTTACGCGAAAATGGTTATATTTATGAGCAAGATGGAGCGACATGGTTAAGAACGACTGATTTTGAAGATGACAAAGACCGTGTTTTAATCAAATCAGATGGTAGTTATACGTATTTCTTACCAGATATCGCGTATCATCTAAACAAATTAGAGCGTGGCTTTGATGTGTTAATTGATATTTGGGGAGCTGATCACCACGGTTACATTCCTCGGATGCGTGCGGCGATTGAAGCACTTGGTTATTCGCCAAATCAACTAGAAGTAGAAATAATTCAACTTGTTCATTTGTTCGAAGATGGTGTTCAAGTTAAAATGAGTAAACGTACTGGCAAATCGGTTACGATGCGCGATTTAATTGAAGAAGTTGGTCTTGATGCGACAAGATATTTCTTTGCAATGCGTAGTTCAGATACACATATGAACTTTGATATGAGCTTAGCTAAATCAACATCTAATGATAATCCAGTTTATTATGTACAATATGCGCACGCTAGAATTTCTAGCATTTTACGTTCTGGTAAAGAACAAGGGCTAGAAGTAACAAAAGATGCTGATATGCGTTTATTACAAACCGAAGCAGAATATGATTTATTAAAAGTGTTAGGTGAGTTCGCGGATGTTGTTGCGGAAGCTGCTACAAAAAGAGCGCCACATCGTATCGTTCGCTACTTAAATGATTTAGCGTCTGCATTCCACCGTTTCTACAATAGCAATAAAGTACTTGATATGGATAATTTAGAAGTAACAAAAGCAAGACTGGCACTTATTAAAACAGCACAAATTACCCTTAGAAATGGTTTGACACTTCTAGGTGTATCAGCACCAGAAAAAATGTGA
- a CDS encoding DUF1934 domain-containing protein gives MTANQMERKKVTIHITNVIRQMDAEEKSDMSVSGVFYRDKGNRYLHYEEKQLAGTIRTVLKIADNELLLMRSGAVNMRMHFFRDNRRSTASVDSGAGKLQLESELVSMEELYENKPDVLSEVAFQYDLLSHGEYIGSYTVLMKIEEDAE, from the coding sequence ATGACTGCCAACCAAATGGAACGAAAAAAAGTAACTATTCATATCACCAATGTCATCCGTCAGATGGATGCAGAAGAGAAATCCGATATGTCTGTTTCGGGTGTTTTTTACCGCGATAAAGGCAATCGTTATCTGCATTATGAGGAAAAACAATTAGCTGGAACAATTCGTACGGTTCTAAAAATTGCTGACAACGAACTACTTTTAATGAGAAGTGGTGCCGTAAATATGAGAATGCACTTTTTCCGAGATAATAGGAGAAGTACTGCGTCTGTTGATTCCGGAGCAGGGAAATTACAATTAGAATCAGAACTAGTATCAATGGAAGAACTATATGAAAATAAGCCAGATGTGCTTAGTGAAGTGGCATTTCAATATGATTTGCTTAGTCACGGCGAATACATTGGCTCATATACTGTTTTAATGAAAATAGAGGAGGACGCAGAATGA
- a CDS encoding site-2 protease family protein, with amino-acid sequence MPSFLAYPLEMIPYVLVTLLIAFTIHEWAHALVALAFGDDTAKNQGRLSLNPVVHIDLFGLLMILIAGFGWAKPTPVNRFKLKKRRLGSILVSLAGPVSNLLLAMIGVGFYALFLNYSFFTYGSVAETFLMIFVQLNLVLFVFNLIPLPPLDGYQILVEFLPMSARAKLEPLERYAMLIFLVVALTPISEFTIQPIFNTVIPFVLNVILTIFGLTSV; translated from the coding sequence ATGCCTAGTTTTCTAGCTTACCCACTTGAAATGATACCGTATGTTTTAGTTACATTATTAATTGCTTTTACAATCCATGAATGGGCACATGCCTTGGTTGCGCTCGCTTTTGGGGATGATACAGCCAAGAATCAAGGGAGACTCTCTCTAAACCCCGTGGTACATATTGATTTATTTGGTTTACTAATGATATTAATTGCTGGCTTTGGTTGGGCGAAACCGACCCCTGTGAATCGTTTTAAATTAAAGAAACGTCGACTTGGAAGTATACTTGTTTCGCTTGCGGGGCCGGTAAGCAATTTGCTACTCGCGATGATTGGTGTTGGCTTCTATGCTTTATTTTTAAATTATTCCTTCTTTACATATGGTTCTGTTGCGGAAACTTTTTTAATGATTTTTGTACAATTAAATCTAGTGTTATTTGTATTTAACTTGATCCCACTTCCGCCACTGGATGGTTATCAAATACTAGTTGAGTTTCTGCCCATGTCAGCCAGGGCCAAGCTGGAACCACTTGAACGCTATGCGATGCTTATTTTCCTAGTGGTTGCTTTAACGCCTATTTCAGAATTTACGATTCAGCCAATTTTTAATACCGTTATTCCATTTGTGCTAAATGTGATTTTGACAATATTTGGTCTGACATCAGTTTAA
- a CDS encoding 2-hydroxymuconate tautomerase, with the protein MPFVTIQFLEGRSDDQKKALVSEVTEVVSKNLKAPKENIHVILEEMKKTDYGVGGIRKSDI; encoded by the coding sequence ATGCCATTTGTTACCATTCAATTTTTAGAAGGTCGTTCAGACGATCAAAAGAAAGCTTTAGTTAGCGAAGTAACAGAAGTAGTTTCCAAAAATCTAAAAGCACCAAAAGAAAATATTCATGTAATCCTAGAAGAAATGAAAAAAACGGATTACGGTGTTGGCGGCATAAGAAAATCTGATATTTAA
- a CDS encoding HD domain-containing protein produces the protein MSYLTEKLLEEKVFKDPVHGYVHVSDKIIWDLIATKEFQRLRRIHQLGTTSLTFHGAEHSRFNHSLGVYEIVRQIIDVTFANEPQLDPEERMVALCAALLHDLGHGPFSHAFEKVFGTDHEAYTQEIIIGDTEVSDVLMRIGEEFPLKVAAIIKKNYPNQTLVKLISSQIDADRMDYLLRDAYYTGVSYGKFDIERILRVLRPSPDGNGVIVKYSGMHAVEDYIMSRYQMYQQVYFHPVSRSGEVLLWKILERAKKLYCAGYEFQVTPIQVLPFFVNEVSLKEYVVLDDIVLMYYFSIWQEEEDPILSDLCSRFLNRRLLRYINYDPKEDAELYTELKGLLEKADIDPSYYLVIDSSSDLPYDYYLPGVGSGKDPIKLLMGNGELRELSTESPVVEAIGRERRTDIKLYYPLDFIESGDVDQAITERMIALIHAHSLKEK, from the coding sequence ATGAGTTATTTAACAGAAAAATTACTAGAAGAAAAAGTGTTTAAAGACCCAGTGCACGGATACGTGCATGTTTCTGACAAAATAATTTGGGATTTGATTGCTACAAAAGAATTTCAGCGTTTGCGGCGTATCCACCAATTGGGAACGACTTCGCTAACTTTTCATGGGGCAGAACATAGCCGTTTTAATCATTCCTTAGGTGTTTACGAAATCGTACGCCAAATAATCGATGTGACATTTGCGAATGAGCCACAGCTGGATCCGGAAGAACGTATGGTGGCATTGTGTGCTGCACTTTTACACGATTTAGGGCACGGGCCATTTTCGCATGCTTTTGAAAAAGTCTTTGGTACGGACCATGAAGCATATACGCAGGAGATAATAATTGGAGATACGGAAGTTAGTGACGTATTGATGCGAATAGGAGAAGAATTTCCGCTTAAAGTCGCTGCTATTATTAAGAAAAATTATCCGAATCAAACTTTGGTGAAGTTGATTTCGAGTCAGATTGATGCTGACCGAATGGACTATTTGCTTCGAGATGCTTATTATACCGGAGTGAGTTACGGGAAGTTTGATATAGAACGGATTTTACGAGTTCTACGCCCAAGTCCAGATGGTAATGGAGTTATTGTGAAATATTCTGGCATGCATGCGGTAGAAGACTATATTATGAGTCGCTATCAAATGTATCAACAAGTATACTTTCATCCGGTTAGTCGTAGCGGTGAAGTTTTATTATGGAAAATCCTTGAACGCGCTAAAAAGTTATATTGCGCAGGTTATGAATTTCAAGTGACCCCCATACAAGTTTTACCGTTCTTTGTAAATGAAGTGAGTTTAAAAGAGTATGTCGTACTTGATGATATTGTATTGATGTACTATTTTTCCATTTGGCAAGAGGAAGAAGATCCGATTTTGAGCGATTTATGTAGTCGTTTTTTGAATAGGAGATTGCTTCGATATATTAACTATGATCCAAAAGAAGATGCCGAACTTTATACAGAACTAAAAGGACTTCTTGAAAAAGCAGATATTGATCCGTCGTATTATTTAGTGATTGATTCTTCCAGCGATTTGCCTTATGATTACTATCTTCCTGGAGTTGGTAGCGGCAAAGACCCTATTAAGTTATTGATGGGAAATGGTGAATTGCGGGAGTTGTCGACCGAGTCTCCAGTTGTTGAAGCAATTGGGCGAGAACGTCGGACGGATATTAAATTATACTATCCGCTCGATTTTATCGAGAGTGGGGATGTAGACCAAGCGATTACAGAAAGAATGATTGCGCTTATTCACGCACATTCGTTGAAGGAAAAATAA
- the lipL gene encoding lipoyl-[GcvH]:protein N-lipoyltransferase has protein sequence MNIDNTLLKQDVWRFIDNTTINPAFDAIQSFATDDTLCRSVGARMAPSTVRGWVHEKTVSLGIQDSKLPDIDKGITFLQERGYRVVVRNSGGLAVVLDSGVLNLSMVLPDAERGIAIERGYETMFTLIKDMFVDCNEVIEAKEIEDSYCPGSYDLSIQGKKFAGISQRRMAKGVAVQIYLAIDGNQTARSELISDFYTISGKDKQTKYTFPNVNPDVMGSLSDLMKNDVSLNGTLVRLFNSLRHYAGELVSGTLTPEELDLFPAYYERLIARNDKVLT, from the coding sequence ATGAATATTGATAACACCTTACTAAAACAAGATGTGTGGCGATTTATTGACAATACAACGATTAATCCAGCTTTCGATGCCATTCAATCATTTGCGACAGATGATACGCTATGTCGCTCGGTCGGAGCAAGAATGGCGCCATCTACTGTTCGCGGTTGGGTGCATGAAAAAACGGTTTCCCTTGGAATTCAAGATTCTAAGTTACCTGATATAGATAAAGGAATTACCTTTTTGCAAGAACGAGGCTACCGTGTCGTAGTTAGAAATTCTGGTGGTTTAGCTGTTGTCCTTGATTCAGGGGTACTTAATTTGTCGATGGTGCTCCCGGATGCAGAACGCGGAATTGCGATTGAGCGTGGTTATGAAACGATGTTTACACTTATCAAAGACATGTTCGTAGATTGCAATGAAGTCATTGAGGCGAAAGAAATAGAGGATTCTTATTGTCCAGGAAGTTACGACCTTAGCATTCAAGGGAAAAAATTCGCTGGTATTTCACAGCGTAGAATGGCAAAAGGCGTAGCGGTCCAAATTTATTTAGCAATTGACGGGAATCAAACTGCTCGCTCAGAACTGATTAGCGATTTTTATACAATTAGCGGAAAAGATAAGCAAACAAAATATACGTTCCCAAATGTGAATCCTGATGTTATGGGTTCGCTGTCGGACTTAATGAAGAATGATGTAAGCTTAAATGGCACATTGGTACGCCTTTTCAACAGTTTGCGACACTATGCAGGTGAACTCGTCTCTGGAACGCTTACACCTGAAGAATTAGATCTTTTTCCGGCCTACTACGAACGTTTGATTGCTCGAAATGATAAAGTGCTTACTTGA
- a CDS encoding YxeA family protein, which produces MKKGLFGLLAAIFVLTMVVIEFSAPIGSAANTYYVTIKNDGKEVTKSKFKGYSFRESCLDNQGNSRKVNFMSTIQLKKNKQYKIVVQDNELLVQAKEINSVPLASSK; this is translated from the coding sequence ATGAAAAAGGGACTTTTCGGTTTACTGGCTGCAATTTTTGTATTAACAATGGTTGTAATTGAATTTTCAGCACCAATTGGATCAGCAGCAAATACATATTACGTTACAATCAAAAACGACGGAAAAGAAGTTACCAAGTCAAAATTCAAAGGGTACTCTTTCCGAGAATCATGTTTAGATAATCAAGGAAACAGTCGCAAAGTTAACTTCATGTCAACAATACAACTTAAAAAGAATAAACAGTATAAAATTGTCGTTCAAGATAATGAATTACTCGTCCAAGCCAAGGAAATAAACAGTGTTCCGCTTGCAAGTAGTAAATAA
- a CDS encoding peptide ABC transporter substrate-binding protein, with amino-acid sequence MHKTARKMVVALSLLCLLVLTACQSGNNGENEKVTSDKKAKVVNIMETSGIPNASPTLADNSVSFRVINQIFEGLYRLDKSGKPALALAASEPEEKDGGKTLIFKIREDANWSNGDPVTAHDFEYAWKKVVDPKTAAAYGPQMEEIVKNATPILKGEMSPDKLGIKALDEKTLQIELENPVPIFKELLTTGTFFPQNQAFVEKQGDRYGTKSDTLISNGPYKLENWNGTNMTWDYVKNPTYWDKKNVPTEKIHVTVVKDTNAALNLYNTNKLDRVELDGEFVKQYKDDKNFHKEATGRSVYMKMNQGKDGVKTDLANLNLRRGLAMAIDKVGMVNTLLANGSKALNGDVPGDIMFDPETKEDFRKQNGDLLKFDQQEATNAWKQGLKEIGKSELTLTLTSGDTSLQRKQTEFIQNQLEENLPGLTIKLKNVTNQASFQADVTQDFELLLGGWGGDYQDPLTYLNLFLTNSPGNHTGFSDAKYDELVLGAKGKLSADPEKRWQALLEAEQILLKDNAVLIPLYQGGRAYLQKSNLKNYTTYPIGSENYKWIEKN; translated from the coding sequence TTGCATAAAACAGCCAGAAAAATGGTAGTGGCACTCAGTTTATTATGTTTACTAGTACTTACAGCATGTCAGTCTGGCAATAATGGGGAAAATGAAAAAGTAACATCGGACAAGAAAGCCAAAGTGGTTAACATCATGGAAACGAGTGGAATTCCGAATGCAAGTCCAACACTCGCAGACAATAGCGTAAGTTTCCGAGTAATCAATCAAATTTTTGAAGGGTTATATCGATTAGATAAAAGCGGGAAACCGGCACTCGCTCTAGCTGCCAGTGAACCTGAAGAAAAAGATGGCGGGAAAACACTTATTTTTAAAATTCGCGAAGATGCTAATTGGTCCAATGGCGACCCGGTGACGGCGCATGATTTTGAATACGCTTGGAAAAAAGTGGTGGATCCGAAAACGGCCGCTGCATACGGACCGCAAATGGAGGAAATCGTCAAAAATGCCACTCCAATTTTGAAAGGCGAAATGTCACCAGATAAACTTGGAATCAAAGCCTTAGACGAGAAAACACTACAAATCGAACTAGAAAATCCTGTGCCAATTTTTAAAGAACTTCTAACAACGGGGACATTCTTCCCGCAAAACCAAGCGTTTGTAGAAAAACAAGGAGATCGTTATGGAACTAAAAGCGATACATTAATTTCCAACGGCCCATATAAATTAGAAAATTGGAACGGCACAAATATGACGTGGGATTACGTTAAAAATCCAACCTACTGGGATAAAAAGAATGTTCCAACTGAAAAAATCCATGTAACTGTCGTAAAAGATACTAATGCGGCTTTAAACTTATACAATACAAACAAATTGGACCGCGTAGAGCTTGATGGCGAATTTGTTAAACAATACAAAGACGATAAAAACTTCCATAAAGAAGCAACCGGACGCTCTGTCTATATGAAAATGAACCAAGGTAAAGATGGCGTGAAAACGGATTTAGCTAACTTAAACTTGCGCCGTGGTTTAGCGATGGCTATTGATAAGGTTGGAATGGTCAACACACTACTTGCCAATGGTTCTAAAGCATTAAACGGGGATGTTCCTGGTGATATCATGTTTGACCCTGAAACAAAAGAAGATTTCCGCAAACAAAACGGCGACTTACTCAAGTTCGACCAACAAGAAGCTACAAACGCATGGAAGCAAGGCTTGAAAGAAATTGGAAAATCCGAATTAACACTTACGTTAACAAGTGGCGACACGTCCTTACAACGAAAACAAACAGAATTTATCCAAAATCAATTAGAAGAAAACCTTCCTGGACTAACAATCAAATTAAAAAATGTCACAAACCAAGCGAGTTTCCAAGCTGATGTGACACAGGATTTTGAACTGTTGCTAGGCGGATGGGGTGGCGATTATCAAGATCCGCTCACATACCTCAACCTATTCTTAACAAACAGCCCGGGGAACCACACAGGCTTCTCGGATGCTAAATACGATGAACTAGTCCTAGGAGCCAAGGGTAAACTTTCGGCAGACCCAGAAAAAAGATGGCAAGCATTACTAGAAGCAGAACAAATTTTACTGAAAGATAACGCCGTGCTTATCCCGCTATACCAAGGTGGCCGCGCGTACTTGCAAAAAAGCAATCTGAAAAACTACACCACGTATCCAATCGGTTCAGAAAACTACAAATGGATTGAAAAAAATTAA
- a CDS encoding SdpI family protein — protein MRKVGIFPSMIILFTVGISAVLYPLLPSEVAVHFGTDFSPDMFMQKWLGLILIPFLMIMFTGTEYYGKEKVNQESLLEFEYCFRLLLVLLTIIQMSIIVYALGYDIPTGRFSLVTAGAFMFVVAAYIQYSKKLFKFLTMIGFKKIDAWSRNLLRKITTVTLNIAGTICFILALFMRNDPSYLMLAMLMTMCVIVVGSGVYLNKK, from the coding sequence ATGAGGAAAGTTGGTATATTTCCTAGTATGATAATTCTTTTCACAGTAGGTATTTCTGCTGTGTTATATCCGCTACTACCTTCTGAAGTGGCGGTGCATTTCGGTACGGACTTCTCCCCAGATATGTTTATGCAAAAGTGGCTCGGCTTAATTCTGATTCCTTTTTTAATGATTATGTTTACAGGAACGGAATATTACGGAAAAGAAAAAGTGAATCAAGAAAGTTTGTTGGAATTTGAATATTGTTTTAGACTGTTGTTAGTGTTGTTAACAATCATTCAAATGAGTATTATTGTATACGCGCTAGGTTATGATATCCCGACTGGTAGATTTTCTCTAGTCACAGCGGGAGCATTCATGTTCGTTGTTGCGGCTTACATTCAATACTCGAAAAAACTCTTTAAATTTTTAACGATGATTGGTTTTAAAAAGATTGATGCATGGTCAAGAAACCTACTTAGAAAAATCACAACTGTTACACTTAATATAGCTGGTACAATCTGTTTTATTCTTGCTTTGTTTATGCGTAATGATCCCAGTTACTTAATGTTAGCAATGTTGATGACGATGTGTGTTATTGTTGTTGGTTCAGGAGTTTACCTGAATAAGAAATAA
- a CDS encoding nicotinamidase has protein sequence MKIAAFDIDAQKGFTPLCPDELPVSGGDKIVPELNFMASLASLRIGSKDAHPQNAVWVVDSKDEMLAELEYPNADRTWVRHCEPGTKGFELLDGLPVVTDYDYFIWKGMEPDIHPYGACYHDIVEQLSTGVLEYLREQKVDLVLVGGLAFDFCVKTTVIQLSRAGFSVLVYLPATRALSEQGFDEIKEQLANTEKVQLIETREELVAYCQ, from the coding sequence ATGAAAATTGCCGCTTTTGATATTGATGCACAAAAAGGTTTTACGCCGCTTTGTCCCGATGAACTACCTGTTTCGGGTGGAGACAAAATTGTGCCAGAACTTAATTTTATGGCAAGTCTTGCTTCTCTTCGAATTGGTAGTAAAGATGCGCATCCGCAAAACGCTGTATGGGTAGTCGATTCCAAAGACGAAATGCTGGCTGAACTCGAATATCCAAATGCAGACCGTACTTGGGTAAGGCACTGTGAACCGGGTACAAAAGGTTTTGAATTATTAGATGGTTTACCAGTTGTGACTGATTATGATTACTTTATTTGGAAAGGTATGGAGCCGGACATTCATCCGTACGGTGCTTGTTATCACGATATTGTCGAACAGCTTTCAACAGGAGTACTTGAGTATTTACGGGAACAAAAAGTCGATTTAGTTCTTGTTGGAGGTTTAGCTTTTGATTTTTGTGTGAAAACTACGGTTATACAGTTAAGTAGGGCAGGCTTTTCTGTATTAGTCTATTTACCAGCGACACGTGCATTATCTGAACAAGGTTTTGATGAAATAAAAGAGCAATTAGCAAATACCGAGAAAGTGCAACTTATCGAAACAAGGGAGGAGCTTGTCGCCTACTGCCAGTAA
- a CDS encoding dihydrofolate reductase family protein, whose amino-acid sequence MSEKQVALYIAVSLDGYIADENGSVEWLESIDSEGDAGYEAFFDNVDTVVMGRTTYQQIFSLTDTFPYSKKDVYVFSNTKAGTKDEYADFVAGTVDTWLNNIDGEKIWLVGGAKLVQQFLKEKAIDRFVITIAPIILGKGIPLFEEDREHALELEEVTRFGQFAQLTYKNLEEN is encoded by the coding sequence ATGAGTGAAAAACAAGTTGCGCTATATATCGCAGTTAGCTTGGACGGTTATATTGCGGATGAAAACGGAAGTGTCGAATGGTTAGAATCTATTGATAGTGAAGGGGATGCGGGTTATGAGGCCTTCTTTGACAACGTAGATACAGTTGTAATGGGCCGAACGACGTATCAACAAATTTTCTCCCTCACGGATACATTCCCTTATAGCAAAAAAGATGTCTACGTTTTTTCCAACACGAAAGCTGGAACAAAAGACGAATACGCTGACTTTGTTGCTGGCACTGTTGATACATGGCTAAATAACATTGATGGTGAAAAAATCTGGCTTGTAGGTGGCGCGAAATTAGTGCAACAATTTTTAAAAGAGAAGGCGATAGATCGGTTTGTTATAACGATTGCGCCCATTATTTTAGGAAAAGGAATTCCGCTCTTTGAAGAAGATAGAGAGCACGCGCTAGAGCTAGAAGAAGTAACTCGTTTCGGCCAGTTTGCACAACTAACGTATAAAAACTTGGAGGAAAATTAA
- a CDS encoding zinc-binding alcohol dehydrogenase family protein, giving the protein MKAVGLTKASTDFVDIEINQPVPESHDLLVKIKAISINPVDTKQREATKLSGEEVRVLGWDAVGEVVDIGSDVTLFKTGQSIYFAGDVTRPGAYAEFTLIDERLVGLKPEKLTVEEAAAMPLTTITAWEALFERLGITENDKGKAILIINGAGGVGSIATQLAANAGLEVIATASRTETIEWTKKHGANYVINHRENIPKQLKELGFERGVDFILCLHNTNAHWDVMQEVIRPQGKICSIVELAEPVKMSLLKDKSATFSYEFMFTRSKYNTEDKIKQHEILTEAARMLDRGELTTTLNQVLSPVNAATIEEAHKIISSGKMIGKLVVKGLE; this is encoded by the coding sequence ATGAAAGCTGTAGGATTAACGAAAGCATCAACGGATTTCGTGGATATAGAAATCAACCAACCAGTACCAGAAAGTCATGATTTACTAGTGAAAATCAAAGCCATTTCCATCAATCCAGTAGATACTAAGCAACGTGAAGCAACAAAGCTATCAGGAGAGGAAGTTCGAGTTTTAGGCTGGGATGCGGTTGGAGAAGTTGTTGATATTGGAAGCGACGTTACTCTATTTAAAACTGGACAGAGCATTTATTTCGCTGGTGACGTCACAAGACCCGGAGCGTATGCAGAATTCACTTTAATTGATGAGCGGTTAGTTGGTTTGAAGCCAGAGAAATTAACCGTAGAGGAAGCTGCTGCGATGCCACTGACAACTATTACAGCGTGGGAAGCACTCTTTGAACGTTTAGGAATTACGGAAAATGACAAAGGAAAAGCGATTTTAATTATTAATGGAGCTGGTGGTGTGGGTTCTATTGCGACTCAACTAGCTGCGAACGCTGGCCTTGAAGTCATCGCCACTGCATCGCGCACAGAAACAATAGAATGGACCAAGAAGCACGGCGCGAACTATGTGATTAATCACCGAGAAAATATCCCGAAACAGCTGAAAGAACTTGGATTTGAGCGGGGTGTTGATTTTATTTTATGTTTGCATAACACTAATGCTCACTGGGATGTGATGCAAGAAGTGATCCGCCCACAAGGGAAAATTTGCTCTATTGTAGAACTCGCAGAGCCAGTAAAAATGAGCCTTTTAAAAGACAAGAGTGCTACTTTCAGCTATGAATTCATGTTTACTCGCTCGAAATATAATACAGAAGATAAAATCAAACAGCATGAGATTTTAACAGAAGCAGCACGAATGTTAGATAGGGGCGAATTAACAACGACATTAAATCAAGTTTTATCACCTGTGAACGCGGCAACGATAGAAGAAGCTCACAAAATCATCTCATCCGGAAAAATGATTGGAAAATTAGTAGTGAAAGGATTGGAGTAA